Proteins encoded within one genomic window of Mesobacillus subterraneus:
- a CDS encoding O-antigen polymerase, whose product MHLGFLIIYICLFFCFIYFLRSNYEKTNISGAYAGITFGFLLYYALIPILLIILEGKFLMANNFGPLVKYVYQKDDVSIAVSIIVITFGFFAFHLGYVFSSKYKLRISNFQKRKIKYKIHSINSLKIFTIIGYGTFLIGGISFLILINSLGGILNALTIGEKFRGFGETALSDFVGVNTALLFIPSRLITVTPIIFYFLLINRKNKMDKIVFSLSFPFAILFFLFNAGRAPLIIYLLAFLYIFLKRYTKKVWIKIFALGIISLPLLDVLDKFFIFLSTNQWYEIKVNYLSYIYQFTHPFKSVVNLRGIVTIEDYYFGSSVFRDIFSILPKINFDPLFFEVSEYFYGTNWSSIGGVPTDLLTYGYFQMGIPGVISLLLMVGYLTGKIDKTLLLLPQNKSRDFISVVMATNISGVIPSADLSSLLRGNVMLISISIILFLTYKQQNKNK is encoded by the coding sequence TTGCATCTAGGATTTTTAATTATATATATATGTTTATTTTTTTGTTTTATTTATTTCTTAAGATCGAATTATGAAAAAACTAATATTAGCGGTGCTTACGCAGGAATAACTTTTGGTTTTCTTTTATACTATGCACTTATTCCAATATTACTAATTATATTGGAAGGTAAGTTTTTAATGGCTAATAACTTTGGGCCTTTAGTAAAGTATGTTTACCAGAAAGATGATGTGAGTATCGCTGTTTCAATTATTGTAATAACTTTTGGTTTCTTTGCTTTTCATCTTGGATATGTTTTTAGTTCTAAATATAAACTAAGGATTTCAAATTTTCAGAAAAGAAAAATTAAATATAAAATCCATAGTATTAATTCTCTTAAAATATTTACTATTATTGGATATGGTACCTTTCTGATAGGAGGAATATCTTTCTTAATACTTATTAATTCCTTGGGAGGGATTTTAAATGCATTAACAATAGGAGAAAAATTTAGGGGATTTGGAGAAACTGCACTATCAGATTTTGTAGGCGTAAATACAGCATTGTTATTTATTCCTTCAAGGTTAATAACAGTTACACCAATCATTTTCTATTTTTTATTAATAAATAGAAAAAATAAAATGGATAAAATTGTATTTTCCTTATCTTTTCCGTTTGCGATCTTGTTCTTTTTATTTAATGCTGGAAGAGCTCCTTTGATAATTTATCTCCTGGCATTTTTATATATTTTTCTGAAAAGATACACTAAAAAGGTATGGATAAAAATATTTGCCTTAGGTATAATTTCCTTGCCATTATTAGATGTACTTGATAAATTCTTTATTTTTCTTTCCACAAACCAATGGTATGAAATTAAAGTGAATTATCTATCATATATATATCAGTTTACCCATCCTTTTAAAAGTGTAGTAAATTTGAGGGGGATAGTGACAATAGAAGATTATTATTTTGGAAGTAGTGTTTTTCGCGATATTTTTAGTATTCTCCCCAAAATTAATTTTGATCCTTTATTTTTTGAGGTTTCTGAGTACTTTTATGGGACTAACTGGAGTTCAATTGGTGGAGTCCCTACCGACTTATTAACGTACGGATATTTCCAAATGGGTATACCTGGGGTTATCAGTTTATTGCTAATGGTAGGCTATTTAACTGGAAAGATAGATAAAACACTCTTGTTACTTCCTCAAAACAAAAGTAGAGATTTTATCTCAGTTGTAATGGCTACGAATATTTCTGGTGTGATACCATCTGCGGATTTATCTTCTTTATTAAGAGGAAATGTAATGTTAATTAGTATCTCTATTATTTTATTTTTAACATATAAGCAGCAAAATAAAAATAAATAA
- a CDS encoding TDP-N-acetylfucosamine:lipid II N-acetylfucosaminyltransferase, protein MKHFHFVGTEKFTEPYIKFINLNFNGKEHGFHCVESNTPNYMKESFGNFFKYRNVWNKSLIRQLYRADKVYIHGLFDFRIIALFFFQPWLLQKCHWIIWGADLYTYRQSRKNMKSKIKEAIRAFIIKRFGNIVTLVKGDYKLVQKWYRTNANYYHGAYINPISQSYLDSLPQISEKSDDVFIIQIGNSADIANKHIEALRKIVKFRDENIQIFVPLSYGDKTYQEQVIREGKKLFGHKFKALTEFLPPEEYSAYLNEIDIAIFNNDRQQALGNIYALLYLNKKVYIRSDTAMWEHFKEKFDIDMNDFLSVDNINFDDFTKRANNDLKIKISKVFDKDYLVDIWKVIFEGRNNK, encoded by the coding sequence ATGAAACACTTTCATTTTGTAGGTACTGAGAAATTTACAGAGCCATATATAAAGTTTATTAATCTTAATTTTAATGGAAAAGAGCACGGATTTCATTGTGTGGAATCAAATACACCAAATTATATGAAAGAAAGTTTTGGGAACTTTTTTAAATATAGAAATGTATGGAATAAAAGTCTTATAAGGCAGCTATATAGAGCAGATAAAGTTTATATTCATGGACTGTTTGATTTCAGAATTATTGCTTTGTTTTTTTTTCAGCCTTGGTTATTGCAAAAGTGCCATTGGATCATCTGGGGCGCTGATTTGTATACCTATAGACAGTCAAGAAAAAATATGAAATCAAAAATAAAAGAGGCTATAAGGGCTTTTATAATAAAAAGATTTGGTAATATTGTTACTTTAGTGAAAGGGGATTATAAATTAGTTCAAAAGTGGTATCGAACCAACGCGAATTATTATCATGGAGCCTATATTAATCCGATATCACAAAGTTATTTAGACTCTCTACCACAAATAAGTGAAAAATCTGATGATGTATTTATTATTCAAATTGGTAATTCTGCTGACATAGCAAATAAGCATATTGAGGCATTAAGAAAAATTGTGAAATTCCGCGATGAGAATATTCAAATATTTGTGCCCTTGTCATACGGAGATAAGACCTATCAAGAACAGGTAATAAGAGAAGGGAAAAAACTATTTGGACATAAATTTAAAGCATTAACTGAATTTTTACCTCCAGAAGAATATAGTGCTTATTTAAATGAAATAGACATAGCAATTTTTAACAATGATAGACAACAGGCGTTAGGAAATATTTACGCGCTTCTTTATTTAAATAAAAAAGTCTATATTAGATCGGACACAGCGATGTGGGAACATTTTAAAGAAAAGTTTGACATCGATATGAATGACTTTTTATCAGTTGACAATATAAATTTTGATGATTTTACGAAAAGAGCAAATAATGATTTGAAAATAAAAATCAGTAAGGTTTTTGATAAAGACTATCTTGTAGATATATGGAAAGTAATATTTGAAGGGAGAAATAATAAGTGA
- a CDS encoding acetyltransferase, with protein sequence MKKILIYGASGFAKEVAHLIEDINNNMSEWEIIGFVDDFITDRNININGYPLTTVEQALKDNETLAIAIGVGSPKAKQIILDKLSTYENIYFPNLIHPKTRISSTNQIGKGIIICEGSILTTNIILKDFVTLNLNCTIGHDTEIKEFTTILPNASISGNIIINKGVDIGTNATIIEKLEIGENSIIGAGSVVVRDIPDNCTAVGIPAKPIKFHNRAIEG encoded by the coding sequence GTGAAGAAAATTTTAATATATGGGGCAAGTGGTTTTGCAAAAGAAGTAGCTCATCTGATTGAAGACATAAATAATAATATGAGCGAGTGGGAAATTATTGGATTTGTGGATGATTTTATTACAGACCGTAATATTAATATAAATGGATATCCGCTCACGACTGTAGAGCAAGCTTTAAAAGATAACGAAACATTAGCAATTGCTATTGGGGTTGGTTCACCAAAAGCTAAGCAGATAATATTGGATAAGCTCTCTACTTATGAAAACATCTATTTCCCGAATTTAATTCACCCTAAAACACGTATCTCCTCTACCAATCAAATAGGAAAAGGAATTATTATCTGTGAAGGTAGTATATTAACAACAAATATTATTCTTAAAGATTTCGTTACTCTTAATTTGAATTGTACAATTGGGCATGATACTGAAATAAAGGAGTTTACAACTATATTGCCTAATGCATCAATCTCGGGAAATATTATTATTAACAAAGGTGTAGATATTGGAACTAATGCGACAATTATAGAAAAACTTGAAATAGGTGAGAATTCTATAATAGGAGCAGGTTCTGTAGTTGTTAGAGACATTCCAGATAATTGTACAGCTGTTGGCATTCCTGCGAAACCGATAAAATTTCATAATCGCGCTATAGAAGGATAG
- a CDS encoding DegT/DnrJ/EryC1/StrS family aminotransferase, with amino-acid sequence MKKIMVSKPALPPISEYTDLLEVIWNNNHLTNSGPLHQDFEILLKGYLKAEEVCLFTNGHLALEAALQVLNLTGEVITTPFTFASTAHAITRSGLKPVFCDIDPETYNIDVSKLEDLISDNTSAILAVHVFGTPCDIEGIEKIARKYNLKVIYDAAHAFGVTFKGRSISSYGDISMFSFHATKVFHSIEGGALVFNDKSLKRNLEKLKNFGIENEEVVDMVGFNAKMNEFQAAMGILNLKNIDETISKRREIVSHYNSKLESILEITVLKPTDHTETNYSYYPILLRSNKVKGFRNKVYTLMKEKNIFTRKYFYPLCTDFECYKSYHVNVPIAEDIASSVLVLPLYDSLSIEEVDYICDSIKESITSMNGESLN; translated from the coding sequence ATGAAAAAAATCATGGTTAGTAAACCCGCATTACCTCCAATAAGTGAATATACTGATTTACTAGAAGTGATATGGAATAATAATCATTTAACAAACAGTGGACCGTTACATCAGGATTTTGAAATTTTGTTAAAGGGATATTTAAAAGCAGAAGAGGTTTGTTTATTTACTAATGGTCATCTTGCTCTTGAAGCTGCACTACAAGTTTTGAATTTAACGGGAGAAGTGATTACAACTCCATTCACCTTTGCTTCTACTGCTCATGCTATAACTAGATCCGGTCTCAAACCGGTTTTTTGTGATATTGACCCTGAAACTTATAACATAGATGTTAGCAAGCTAGAGGATCTTATTTCAGACAATACATCTGCAATATTGGCGGTACACGTGTTTGGTACTCCTTGTGATATAGAGGGTATTGAAAAGATTGCAAGAAAATATAATTTAAAAGTGATATACGATGCTGCTCACGCTTTTGGAGTAACTTTTAAAGGAAGATCAATATCTTCTTATGGTGATATATCCATGTTTAGCTTTCACGCTACAAAAGTGTTTCATTCTATAGAGGGCGGGGCATTAGTCTTTAATGATAAAAGTTTAAAGCGTAATTTAGAGAAATTAAAGAATTTTGGTATTGAAAATGAAGAAGTAGTGGATATGGTTGGATTTAATGCCAAGATGAATGAATTTCAAGCTGCAATGGGTATTTTAAATTTAAAGAATATTGACGAAACTATATCTAAAAGAAGAGAGATTGTGTCGCATTATAATAGTAAGTTAGAATCAATATTAGAAATAACAGTATTAAAACCCACTGACCATACCGAAACAAATTATTCTTATTATCCAATTCTGTTAAGAAGCAATAAAGTTAAGGGTTTTAGAAATAAAGTATACACACTTATGAAGGAGAAAAATATTTTTACACGGAAATACTTCTATCCATTGTGTACAGATTTCGAGTGTTATAAATCTTATCATGTAAATGTCCCTATTGCAGAAGATATTGCTAGTTCTGTTTTAGTCTTACCGTTATATGATAGTTTATCTATAGAAGAGGTAGACTACATTTGTGACTCTATTAAGGAATCTATAACGTCAATGAATGGTGAATCGTTAAATTAA
- a CDS encoding lipopolysaccharide biosynthesis protein — translation MTNNNLLKKFFTFFYGSGIGLLIGLVTTFISTRLLPPEDFGKASMFTLSVNLLMIFILFGTDQAFVRFFYEENKELRPRLLLNTMRIPTMLFLLIFSIIFIFRDQIMILILNENDLKVLAVLISSIAFQFLYRFALLVIRMQQKGHLYSSLEILNKSLNLILLVILYYIIGPRYQIIIYSIGITLIVVTIVAIRIEKEFWKPSSIITAKTRHSQSDIFKFSYPLLLTTLITWLFESFDKIALRQWTDFEELGLYSAAFKIVALLNVVQASFSTFWSPVCYEHFEKHPDDQEFFSMTSKIIGLIMFTIGVLSILFKDVIVMLLGTDYKQAATIMPFLIFMPMMYTLSETTVIGINFFKKTKYHILIAGISGLINILGNIALVPLYGAEGAALSTGISFIIFFLMRTHISKKYYPVKYGLKRVYLLIGLIFGYALINMFWPYHLFTYLTGALIIIFILMLYIKELKFISRIIIKNRKV, via the coding sequence TTGACTAATAATAATTTATTAAAGAAATTTTTTACATTTTTTTATGGTAGTGGTATTGGTTTATTAATTGGATTAGTTACGACATTTATCTCAACCAGATTGTTACCACCAGAAGATTTTGGAAAAGCGTCTATGTTTACTCTCAGTGTTAACTTATTAATGATTTTTATTTTATTTGGAACAGATCAAGCATTTGTTCGTTTTTTTTATGAAGAAAATAAAGAACTTCGTCCAAGGCTTTTACTAAACACAATGAGAATACCTACAATGCTATTTTTGTTGATATTTTCTATCATTTTTATTTTTAGAGATCAAATTATGATTTTAATACTTAATGAAAATGATTTAAAAGTTCTCGCAGTGTTAATTTCAAGCATTGCTTTCCAATTTCTATATCGTTTTGCTTTGCTTGTAATACGTATGCAGCAGAAGGGACATTTATATTCTTCACTAGAAATACTAAATAAAAGTCTCAATTTAATTTTGTTAGTAATTTTATATTATATAATTGGACCCAGGTATCAAATAATTATTTATTCTATAGGAATAACTTTAATAGTAGTTACGATAGTTGCTATTAGGATTGAAAAAGAATTTTGGAAACCAAGTTCTATAATAACCGCGAAAACTCGTCATTCGCAAAGTGATATTTTCAAGTTTAGCTATCCGTTATTACTTACGACATTAATTACTTGGCTGTTTGAATCGTTTGACAAAATCGCATTACGTCAATGGACTGATTTCGAGGAGTTGGGATTATATTCCGCAGCGTTTAAAATAGTCGCATTGTTGAATGTAGTCCAAGCTTCATTTTCAACTTTCTGGTCGCCTGTTTGTTATGAACATTTTGAGAAACATCCTGATGATCAGGAATTTTTTTCGATGACGAGTAAAATAATCGGTTTAATTATGTTTACTATAGGGGTTTTGAGTATTTTATTCAAAGATGTAATTGTAATGCTTTTAGGAACTGATTATAAACAAGCAGCCACAATAATGCCATTCTTAATTTTTATGCCAATGATGTACACTTTGTCAGAAACAACAGTGATAGGTATTAATTTCTTCAAAAAAACAAAATATCATATTTTAATTGCTGGTATCTCTGGTCTAATAAACATATTGGGGAATATAGCGTTAGTTCCTTTATATGGTGCAGAGGGAGCAGCCCTTTCTACGGGGATTTCTTTCATTATATTTTTTTTAATGAGAACACATATTTCAAAAAAGTATTACCCTGTCAAATATGGGCTAAAAAGGGTTTATCTATTAATTGGTCTTATCTTTGGCTATGCCCTAATAAATATGTTTTGGCCATACCATTTATTTACCTATCTAACTGGGGCATTAATAATAATATTTATATTAATGTTATATATAAAAGAGCTAAAGTTCATTTCTCGCATTATAATTAAAAATAGAAAGGTGTAA
- the rfbA gene encoding glucose-1-phosphate thymidylyltransferase RfbA, giving the protein MKGIILAGGSGTRLYPLTKAVSKQMLPVYDKPMIYYPLSVLMLAGIKEILIISTPRDIEAFEELLGDGSKLGIKFVYVVQEEPGGLAEAFILGEEFIGDSPVALVLGDNIFYGSNFGNRVQEAASLTSGGIIFGCYVKDPRAYGVVEVDNERNAISIEEKPENPKSSLAVPGLYFFDNNVVEIAKIVEPSTRGEKEITSVIDAYLHEGNLKVEVMGRGLAWLDTGTHESLLNASNFVEAIQKRQGLYIACIEEIAYRRGYITKEQLIKLAQPLLKTEYGKYLLDVAKQPIEKQVK; this is encoded by the coding sequence ATGAAGGGAATAATACTAGCAGGGGGTTCTGGAACTAGACTTTATCCATTGACAAAAGCAGTGTCTAAGCAGATGCTCCCTGTATATGATAAGCCGATGATTTATTATCCGTTATCGGTTTTAATGCTTGCAGGTATAAAGGAAATTTTAATTATATCTACTCCAAGAGACATTGAGGCATTTGAAGAGCTTTTGGGAGACGGTAGTAAACTTGGTATTAAATTTGTATATGTAGTACAAGAAGAGCCAGGAGGTTTAGCTGAAGCATTTATCCTCGGAGAAGAGTTTATTGGGGATTCTCCTGTAGCATTAGTACTAGGAGACAATATTTTTTATGGTTCAAATTTTGGAAATAGAGTTCAAGAAGCTGCTTCTCTAACGAGTGGGGGTATTATCTTTGGTTGTTATGTAAAAGACCCACGAGCTTATGGTGTTGTAGAAGTTGATAATGAAAGAAATGCAATTTCAATAGAAGAAAAACCTGAAAATCCTAAATCGTCTCTTGCTGTACCTGGGTTGTATTTCTTTGATAATAATGTAGTTGAAATTGCCAAAATAGTAGAACCATCGACACGTGGTGAGAAGGAAATAACTTCAGTGATTGATGCATATTTGCACGAAGGAAATTTAAAAGTGGAAGTAATGGGCCGTGGGCTCGCATGGCTAGATACCGGTACTCATGAATCGTTACTAAATGCTTCAAATTTCGTGGAAGCTATTCAAAAACGACAAGGGTTATACATCGCATGTATTGAAGAAATTGCTTATCGAAGAGGGTATATTACAAAAGAACAATTAATTAAACTTGCACAACCTCTTTTGAAAACAGAATATGGGAAGTACCTATTGGATGTGGCAAAACAACCAATAGAAAAACAGGTAAAGTAA
- the rfbB gene encoding dTDP-glucose 4,6-dehydratase encodes MKRKKILVTGGAGFIGGNFVQYMVKKYPHYYIYNLDLLTYAGDLTKHRAIEKNDNYCFIKADIADREFIMSFFEKEKFDYVIHFAAESHVDRSITNPSIFVTTNVLGTQVLLDASKEIGITKFIHVSTDEVYGELDFNPKTFFTEETPIQPNSPYSASKASSDLLVRAYHETFGLPINITRCSNNYGPFHFPEKLIPLTISRVLNDQKIPVYGDGKNVRDWLHVADHCSAIDLVLHDGVNGEVYNVGGHNERTNLEVVKTIISILGKSDTLIEFVTDRLGHDKRYAIDPTKLQKLGWNPTYTFETGITQTIKWYLENQAWWEQIISGEYKTYIESQYSFEL; translated from the coding sequence ATGAAAAGAAAAAAAATTCTAGTCACTGGTGGAGCGGGGTTCATCGGTGGTAATTTTGTGCAATATATGGTAAAAAAATACCCTCACTATTATATTTATAATCTTGACTTATTAACATATGCTGGAGATTTAACCAAACATCGTGCAATCGAAAAAAACGATAATTATTGTTTTATTAAGGCTGATATTGCAGATAGAGAATTCATAATGTCTTTTTTTGAAAAAGAAAAATTTGATTATGTAATTCACTTTGCTGCTGAGAGTCATGTGGACCGTTCAATAACAAATCCGAGTATTTTTGTTACTACAAATGTTTTAGGAACGCAGGTGCTCTTAGATGCATCAAAGGAAATAGGAATCACTAAATTTATACATGTTTCAACAGACGAAGTGTATGGAGAGCTTGATTTTAATCCTAAAACATTTTTTACTGAAGAAACTCCGATACAGCCAAATAGTCCTTACAGTGCAAGTAAAGCATCATCAGATTTGTTAGTACGTGCATACCATGAAACTTTTGGATTGCCGATTAACATAACACGTTGCTCAAATAATTACGGACCTTTTCATTTCCCAGAGAAGCTAATCCCTCTAACAATTTCTCGTGTGCTAAATGATCAAAAGATTCCTGTATACGGTGACGGTAAAAATGTTCGGGATTGGTTACATGTCGCTGATCACTGTTCAGCAATTGATTTGGTCCTCCATGATGGTGTAAATGGGGAAGTATACAATGTTGGAGGACATAATGAGCGCACAAATTTAGAAGTTGTGAAAACGATTATTAGCATTCTTGGGAAATCGGATACTTTAATAGAATTTGTAACAGATCGACTAGGTCATGATAAACGTTATGCTATTGATCCAACAAAATTACAAAAATTAGGCTGGAATCCGACATACACATTTGAAACAGGCATTACACAGACAATAAAATGGTATCTTGAAAACCAAGCTTGGTGGGAACAGATTATTAGCGGTGAGTACAAAACTTATATAGAAAGTCAATATTCTTTTGAGTTGTAA
- a CDS encoding nucleotide sugar dehydrogenase, which translates to MSFINIIGLGYIGLPTALMFAKSGLKVVGTDKNSNLVDSLKSGKLTFEEEGLEELFNEALTNGIEFSTEYKKTHTYIIAVPTPYLKGSKKLDPKYVISAVNSVLDICEKGAVIIIESTVSPGTIDKYIRPEIEKRGYVIGEDVNLLHAPERIIPGNMIYELEHNSRTIGADNYEVGEKVKALYSNFCKAEIVVTDIRSAEMSKVVENTYRDINIAFANELAKICRTDNMDVYEIIKIANKHPRVNILQPGPGVGGHCISVDPWFLVGDYPDLTNLILTARKINDSMPRHVLGRIRDIMREHNIKEITKVGLYGLTYKENVDDIRESPTFQLLERMDEHLAFGVKVFDPYVKERIVDHQFMNFEDFLNEIEILVVMVGHDHIKSNMDIIKGKLILDTKNICAFEGTYKL; encoded by the coding sequence TTGTCATTTATTAATATAATAGGTTTAGGATACATTGGTTTACCTACAGCACTCATGTTTGCAAAAAGTGGGCTTAAGGTAGTAGGTACAGATAAAAACTCTAATTTAGTAGATTCGTTAAAAAGTGGAAAGCTTACTTTTGAAGAAGAAGGATTAGAAGAGCTTTTTAATGAAGCTCTTACAAATGGAATTGAATTTTCAACGGAGTATAAGAAGACACATACTTATATTATTGCAGTTCCAACACCTTATCTTAAAGGTAGTAAAAAACTTGATCCAAAGTATGTTATTTCAGCAGTAAATAGTGTTTTGGATATCTGTGAAAAAGGAGCAGTAATTATAATTGAGTCAACAGTTTCTCCTGGAACAATAGATAAATACATTAGACCTGAAATAGAAAAAAGAGGCTATGTTATTGGCGAGGATGTAAATTTATTACATGCCCCTGAAAGAATTATTCCGGGGAATATGATTTATGAGCTTGAGCATAATTCAAGAACAATAGGTGCAGATAACTATGAAGTTGGGGAGAAAGTTAAAGCGCTATATTCAAACTTTTGTAAAGCCGAAATTGTTGTAACGGATATAAGATCGGCAGAAATGTCTAAGGTTGTAGAGAATACTTATCGAGACATTAATATTGCATTTGCTAATGAATTAGCTAAAATTTGTCGTACAGATAATATGGATGTATACGAGATTATTAAAATTGCCAATAAGCATCCGCGAGTAAATATATTACAACCTGGTCCAGGTGTTGGTGGACATTGTATTTCTGTTGATCCGTGGTTCTTGGTAGGAGACTATCCAGATCTGACTAATCTTATCTTAACAGCAAGGAAAATAAATGATTCTATGCCAAGACACGTGCTAGGACGAATAAGAGATATCATGAGAGAGCATAATATTAAAGAAATAACGAAAGTTGGACTATATGGATTAACATACAAAGAAAATGTGGATGACATAAGAGAAAGTCCTACATTCCAATTATTAGAAAGAATGGATGAACACTTAGCCTTTGGAGTAAAAGTATTTGATCCTTATGTTAAGGAAAGGATTGTAGATCATCAGTTTATGAATTTTGAAGACTTCTTAAATGAGATAGAAATCCTTGTTGTTATGGTTGGGCATGATCATATCAAAAGCAATATGGATATCATTAAAGGCAAGCTTATTCTTGATACAAAAAACATCTGTGCATTTGAAGGAACTTATAAATTATAA
- the wecB gene encoding non-hydrolyzing UDP-N-acetylglucosamine 2-epimerase, whose protein sequence is MKKKIMVVFGTRPEAIKMCPLVKELRTREELDTVVCVTGQHREMLTQVLDAFSVVPDYNLSIMKEKQTLFDVTISILEKMKAVLEEVKPDVVLVHGDTSTTFVTSLACFYLQIPVGHVEAGLRTYNIFSPYPEEFNRQAVGLVAKYNFAPTEMSKENLLKEGKDLSSIYVTGNTAIDALNTTVKDDYTHEQIEWASDSRLIMITAHRRENLGEPMRNMFKAIKRIVDEFPDIKAVYPIHMNPFVREAANDILGNNSRVRIIEPLDVLDFHNFLSRSYLILTDSGGIQEEAPSLGKPVLVMRDTTERPEGIAAGTLKLVGTDEENIYKNFKLLLEDKQEYDKMSKASNPYGDGFASKRIADVLEGKNAGIFYA, encoded by the coding sequence ATGAAGAAAAAAATAATGGTTGTTTTCGGAACTAGACCAGAAGCAATTAAAATGTGTCCTTTAGTCAAAGAACTTAGAACAAGAGAAGAACTTGATACAGTGGTTTGTGTAACAGGTCAGCATCGAGAAATGTTAACTCAAGTTTTAGATGCATTCAGTGTAGTCCCAGATTATAACTTATCAATAATGAAAGAAAAACAGACACTTTTTGATGTGACGATAAGTATATTAGAGAAAATGAAAGCTGTACTTGAAGAAGTTAAACCGGATGTGGTTCTAGTTCATGGAGACACTTCTACTACTTTCGTGACGTCTTTAGCTTGCTTCTACTTGCAAATTCCTGTTGGGCACGTAGAAGCAGGTCTTAGAACCTATAATATTTTTTCTCCTTATCCAGAAGAATTTAATCGTCAAGCTGTTGGTCTTGTAGCAAAATATAATTTTGCCCCAACGGAGATGTCTAAAGAAAACCTATTAAAAGAGGGGAAAGATTTATCATCTATTTATGTTACGGGGAATACTGCTATCGATGCGCTAAATACCACAGTTAAAGATGATTACACACATGAACAGATAGAATGGGCATCAGATAGCCGGCTTATAATGATTACCGCCCATAGAAGAGAAAATCTGGGAGAACCGATGAGGAATATGTTTAAAGCAATCAAAAGAATCGTGGATGAATTCCCTGATATTAAAGCAGTATATCCTATCCATATGAACCCTTTTGTGAGAGAAGCTGCTAATGACATACTAGGAAATAATAGTAGAGTAAGAATTATTGAGCCATTAGATGTATTAGATTTTCACAATTTCCTTTCAAGATCTTATTTAATACTAACAGATAGTGGAGGCATTCAAGAAGAAGCTCCTAGCTTAGGAAAGCCTGTTCTAGTTATGCGCGATACCACTGAACGTCCTGAAGGTATTGCGGCTGGCACTCTTAAATTGGTAGGAACAGATGAAGAAAATATCTATAAAAACTTCAAATTACTTTTAGAAGATAAGCAAGAGTATGACAAAATGAGTAAAGCAAGTAATCCATATGGTGATGGATTTGCAAGTAAGAGGATTGCTGATGTATTAGAAGGGAAGAATGCGGGTATTTTTTATGCTTAG
- the istB gene encoding IS21-like element helper ATPase IstB has protein sequence MKQLQQLQYALVSLRLSEASKELPALLAKAEKEQVSYLSFLQTLVDHEREKRDEKNMEKRLKLASFPCITPLETFNLEEQESLSRKEFNQLKELAWVEQLFNVILLGPPGVGKTHLAVGLGLEAIQKGYKVSFISMGELVHTLKTLDITRKSQTRIKRIKDSHLVIIDDLMYAAMDPREANLFFQLVNDLYNHSSIILTSNRSPKEWTELLGDVGVATAILDRLIHRAEIVSFVDDSHRMKNRQRIFIGESVQK, from the coding sequence ATGAAACAGCTTCAGCAGCTTCAGTATGCCCTAGTATCCCTCCGTCTTTCGGAGGCTTCAAAAGAGCTTCCGGCTCTACTGGCCAAAGCCGAAAAGGAACAAGTCAGCTACCTTTCCTTCCTTCAAACTTTGGTGGATCATGAACGGGAAAAACGAGATGAAAAGAACATGGAAAAAAGGCTTAAGCTGGCCTCTTTTCCATGTATTACTCCTTTAGAAACGTTTAACTTGGAAGAGCAAGAGTCATTGAGCCGAAAGGAATTCAACCAACTGAAGGAATTAGCATGGGTTGAACAGCTTTTCAACGTAATACTATTGGGACCGCCAGGTGTTGGTAAAACTCACTTAGCAGTCGGTTTAGGGTTGGAGGCCATTCAAAAGGGCTATAAGGTTTCATTTATTTCCATGGGGGAATTGGTTCACACCTTAAAAACGCTGGACATAACGCGGAAATCGCAAACCAGGATAAAAAGGATTAAGGATTCACATTTAGTTATCATTGACGACTTAATGTACGCAGCAATGGATCCAAGGGAAGCCAACCTCTTCTTTCAGCTGGTCAACGATTTATATAACCATTCCTCGATTATTCTAACGTCTAACAGATCTCCAAAGGAATGGACAGAACTGCTTGGAGATGTAGGAGTAGCAACAGCTATTTTAGACAGATTAATTCATCGGGCTGAGATAGTAAGCTTCGTAGACGATAGTCATAGAATGAAGAACAGACAAAGAATTTTTATTGGAGAAAGTGTTCAAAAATAA